The following coding sequences are from one Patagioenas fasciata isolate bPatFas1 chromosome 23, bPatFas1.hap1, whole genome shotgun sequence window:
- the TMEM52 gene encoding transmembrane protein 52: MSNWTSLWYIWLILLTVFLLLLCGITASCIRCCCRRKRPPVESFSRHAHDLTATDSESTAHSTVTSYSSLQYPLSAPLHSIFVDMDKIIVSPPAYSLYAMELPPSYDEAVQMDKQHIEVARIDQKLNDIPGRAPPGELNPSQYSPDRISGDPAAQENSENSEHETQGQPQL, from the exons G GTTAATCTTGCTGacggtgttcctgctcctgctctgTGGGATCACAGCAAGCTGTATCAGATGCTGCTGCCGGAGGAAGAGGCCTCCAGTTGAGAGCTTCTCTAGGCACGCCCACGACCTGACAGCGACCGACAGCGAAAGCACTGCCCACAGCACAGTCACCT CATACAGCTCGTTGCAGTACCCTCTAAGTGCTCCTCTTCATTCGATATTTGTGGATATGGATAAGATTATCGTGTCCCCTCCAGCTTACAGTCTCTATGCAATGGAGTTGCCACCTTCTTATGATGAAGCTGTCCAGATGGATAAACAACACATTGAAGTAGCACGGATAGACCAGAAACTCAATGACATCCCTGGACGGGCGCCGCCAGGTGAGCTGAATCCCAGCCAGTATTCACCTGATAGAATCAGCGGAGACCCAGCGGCacaggaaaattcagaaaattccGAACATGAAACACAAGGACAGCCGCAGCTCTGA